AAACCAACTGATCAGGCCGCCCCGTATATAAAAGCCGGTTATCAGCGGAAAATTATCACCGGCTATCCGGACAGGACTTTTCGGCCGAAGCGGCCCACCAGCCGCGCAGAAAGCGTCGTCATGTTGCTTAGGTTTACCCGGCAGGAATTGCCTCAGGTAAAAAACAAACCTTATCCAGATGCTCCGGTCGGGCATTGGGCGGTTCGGGAGATAACAGCGGCCAAACAAACCGGAATGTTAAAATATGTGCTGATCAACTTTTATCCCAATCAGGCGATTAGCCGAGCAAATACGGCGGTCATGCTGTCCAATTTAGGGCCGATAAAGGACAGGATCGATGATCTCTTGGACTGGGAAAATGGTTATAATTGATTATGCTATAATATGTACCAGCTATTATGATCAAAGGGATCGGCATAGATATTATCGAGATCGACCGGATCAGGTCGGCGGTCGAGACTTACGGCGAAAAATTCCTGGCGCGGGTCTTTACCGCCCGGGAGATCAGCTATTGCTGGCGCAGTAAAGCCTACCGGATCCCGGAACTGGCGGTCCGTTTTGCCGCTAAAGAAGCTTATTCCAAAGCGCTGGGGACAGGGATCACCGGGTTTGGCCGGCGGAACAGCGGGGTCAGCTGGCAGGACATCGAGATCGTCAATAATGTTCAGGGGAAACCGTTGATCTCCTTTAAAGGGATGCTGGCCGACAAAGCTCAAGTCAGCCTGTCGCACAGCCGCGATTACGCGGTCGCTACCGTATATGTTGAAGAGTGAAATAAAAAAAGTCCTGCCTAAAAGACACCCGGGGACCCACAAGGGTGATTACGGCCGCGTCCTGATCGTGGCCGGTTCAAAAGGGATGCTGGGCGCGGGAGTTTTGGCCGCGCGCGCCGCTTTGCGGGCCGGCGCAGGAGTCGTCTATTGGGCCGTGCCGGACGATCTGGTCAACTTAGCCAACACCATCACGCCGGAAATCATTGTCATCCAGCATAAACAGATCACAGAAATAAAAGTTGATGTTGTCGCTATCGGTCCAGGTTTGGGAACATCGGAGCAAACCAAAAAACTTTTGTCGTTAGTCGTTAGCCTGCCTGCCGGCAAGGCAGGTCGTCAGTCGTTAGTTGTTATTGACGCTGATGCCTTGAACGTTATTGCCAAGCACCCCCAACTTTTGCCCAAGGACAAGAACAAGGACAAGAATATATTGACCCCCCACCCAGGCGAAATGTCCCGTCTCCTTGGACAAAGCGTTGCTTCGATCCAGGCTGACCGCCCGGCTGCGGCTAAATTGGCAGCAGCCAAGTTCAACGCGATCGTGGTACTCAAGGGAGATAAAACGGTCGTGGCTAACCCGCAGGGGAAGGTTTACTTGAACAACACTGGCAATCCCGGTATGGGGACGGCCGGCTCGGGTGACGTTCTAACCGGGCTGATCGCCGGTTTGCTCGGACAAGTCCCGTCCGCTTATGAGGCCGCCCAGATCGGCGTCTATCTGCACGGGCTGGCGGGCGACCTGGCGGCTAAAGAGAAAGGCGAGGTCAGCTTGATCGCTTCCGACCTTGTCGACTACGTTCCGGCTGCTGTATTACGTAACTCGTAATGCGTAACGTGTAATGCGTAATTGGTTATTGGAATTTGGATATTGATATTTGTTTTGAGGTTTGAAGTTGGATGTTTGAGGTTGTATAAAGATGCCATACAGAAAAGTCACTGAAAATATCGGCAATAGAACGCTTCATATCCTGGAGATAGTGGGCGAGATCTCCAGTTTGGCCGGAAAAGTTGTTCGAGATATCTTTCGGGGCAAGGTCAACCTCAAGCTGACGCTCGAACAGATGGTCAAGGTCGGTTTCGATTCTCTTCCCCTGGCGCTGACCACTTCGGCCTTTGTCGGCATGGTCTTTGCCATGCAAATAGCGGCAGAATTTTCCAAGTTCGGCGCCGGGAAATTCGTGGGCGGGCTGATGGGGGTCGCGATCTCCCGGGAACTTGGCCCGGCGATTACCGGGATAGTGGTCGCGGCCCGCGTGGCCGCTTCTATTACCGCGGAGATCGGGACGATGAAGGTGACGGAACAGATCGACGCGATGGAAGCGCTGGGGGTAAGCCCGATCCGCTACCTGATCATCCCGCGGTTCCTGGCGACCACCCTGATGCTCCCGCTGCTGACCATTCTGACGATCATTACCGCTTTTATCGGCGGTTACTTTGTCTCGATCTTCGTCGGCCGGATCAACCCGGTCGAATATATGGAAACGGCCCGCTCGCTCTCCAAATTGTCGGATCTTTACGGGGGATTGGCGAAAACAGCCGTTTTTGGCATGATCAT
This Candidatus Margulisiibacteriota bacterium DNA region includes the following protein-coding sequences:
- the acpS gene encoding holo-ACP synthase; this encodes MIKGIGIDIIEIDRIRSAVETYGEKFLARVFTAREISYCWRSKAYRIPELAVRFAAKEAYSKALGTGITGFGRRNSGVSWQDIEIVNNVQGKPLISFKGMLADKAQVSLSHSRDYAVATVYVEE
- a CDS encoding NAD(P)H-hydrate dehydratase; the encoded protein is MLKSEIKKVLPKRHPGTHKGDYGRVLIVAGSKGMLGAGVLAARAALRAGAGVVYWAVPDDLVNLANTITPEIIVIQHKQITEIKVDVVAIGPGLGTSEQTKKLLSLVVSLPAGKAGRQSLVVIDADALNVIAKHPQLLPKDKNKDKNILTPHPGEMSRLLGQSVASIQADRPAAAKLAAAKFNAIVVLKGDKTVVANPQGKVYLNNTGNPGMGTAGSGDVLTGLIAGLLGQVPSAYEAAQIGVYLHGLAGDLAAKEKGEVSLIASDLVDYVPAAVLRNS
- a CDS encoding ABC transporter permease, with the protein product MPYRKVTENIGNRTLHILEIVGEISSLAGKVVRDIFRGKVNLKLTLEQMVKVGFDSLPLALTTSAFVGMVFAMQIAAEFSKFGAGKFVGGLMGVAISRELGPAITGIVVAARVAASITAEIGTMKVTEQIDAMEALGVSPIRYLIIPRFLATTLMLPLLTILTIITAFIGGYFVSIFVGRINPVEYMETARSLSKLSDLYGGLAKTAVFGMIISIVACYRGLNTKGGAKGVGEATTSSVVITLISLFIVNYFLSMLLFR